The following proteins are encoded in a genomic region of Longimicrobium sp.:
- a CDS encoding roadblock/LC7 domain-containing protein has protein sequence MRRADLPQFVGALTEPVDRFAREAGLRLVLLINESGQVLAQRGFARALDVMGVAALGAGIHASSHALAVMVGEGGFKHLHQGGAAAQVFLGPFRTPAEDLIAIAVFGEDSSLGLVQVFFAEFVREVAALPGWAQLRPTADAEAFERDLEAGLETVFGEG, from the coding sequence ATGAGGCGCGCCGACCTGCCGCAGTTCGTCGGCGCCCTCACCGAGCCGGTCGACCGGTTCGCGCGCGAGGCCGGACTGCGCCTGGTGCTGCTGATCAACGAGAGCGGCCAGGTGCTGGCGCAGCGCGGCTTCGCGCGGGCGCTGGACGTGATGGGGGTGGCGGCGCTCGGCGCCGGCATCCACGCCAGCAGCCACGCGCTGGCGGTGATGGTGGGCGAGGGCGGCTTCAAGCACCTGCACCAGGGCGGGGCGGCGGCGCAGGTGTTCCTGGGCCCCTTCCGCACCCCGGCCGAGGACCTGATCGCGATCGCCGTCTTCGGAGAGGACTCCTCGCTCGGCCTGGTGCAGGTGTTCTTCGCCGAGTTCGTGCGCGAGGTGGCGGCGCTCCCCGGCTGGGCCCAGCTGCGCCCCACCGCCGACGCCGAGGCGTTCGAGCGCGACCTGGAGGCGGGGCTGGAGACGGTGTTCGGGGAAGGATGA
- a CDS encoding GTPase domain-containing protein, translating into MSLVNYSTREITSKIVYYGPGRSGKTTNLQYIYGQVPEERRGRMVSLATETDRTLFFDFLPLDLGTISGFQTRFQLYTVPGQVYYDATRKLVLQGADGVVFVADSQRAQADENVESLRNLHVNLLEQGVDPRQIPIVLQYNKRDLPDVLSVEEMDDLLNYRDLPRYEARALAGAGVFDTLRGISEQVLRRLSQRFGRGVTPAGAGA; encoded by the coding sequence ATGTCCCTGGTCAACTACTCGACCCGCGAGATCACCTCGAAGATCGTCTACTACGGTCCGGGGCGGAGCGGGAAGACCACGAACCTGCAGTACATCTACGGCCAGGTGCCCGAGGAGCGCCGCGGCCGCATGGTGTCGCTGGCCACCGAGACCGACCGGACGCTCTTCTTCGACTTCCTCCCGCTGGACCTGGGGACAATCTCGGGGTTCCAGACGCGCTTCCAGCTCTACACCGTCCCCGGCCAGGTCTACTACGACGCCACCCGCAAGCTCGTCCTGCAGGGCGCCGACGGAGTCGTGTTCGTGGCCGACAGCCAGCGGGCGCAGGCCGACGAGAACGTGGAGAGCCTGCGCAACCTGCACGTGAACCTGCTGGAGCAGGGCGTCGATCCGCGGCAGATCCCCATCGTGCTGCAGTACAACAAGCGCGACCTCCCCGACGTGCTGAGCGTGGAGGAGATGGACGACCTGCTCAACTACCGCGACCTCCCGCGCTACGAGGCGCGCGCCCTGGCCGGCGCCGGCGTCTTCGACACCCTCCGGGGGATCAGCGAGCAGGTGCTCCGCCGCCTCTCGCAGCGCTTCGGCCGCGGCGTCACCCCGGCGGGCGCGGGGGCGTAG
- a CDS encoding DnaA/Hda family protein produces the protein MRFEQDPRFTFDTFVEGPGSQMAAAAARRAAESPGTSYNPLFLHGEPGVGKTHLLHAVGALALAVRPELRVYHRTAEEMVDDLSSAVGAGTVDTFRDELLESDLVLLDDVHRLAGKARTQEELLAVWDELVWTGIQVVLASRVPPAEIPDLHDGLRARLAGGLVIDIPPPEPETRLALVRRGARERGVELAEGVDLRIAELPLEGAPELHAALDRVARVQADEARRVAPGEVAAVVGLAAEAEEPADEFSAYLADIVSTVEQLVETDPWRKRLAEAILRYEGEGIRTRRLEHALEADSAPDVDTLLSGFAADLERLRAIAAELIALDPTAASAHVLSDPDRVAEAEALLLSARAAAERKAEAAAPAEPTVDRWYFNNPEKVAWGWLALEDRLIEELA, from the coding sequence ATGAGGTTCGAGCAGGATCCCCGCTTCACCTTCGACACCTTCGTGGAGGGCCCCGGCAGCCAGATGGCCGCGGCCGCGGCCCGCCGCGCCGCCGAGAGCCCGGGGACCAGCTACAACCCGCTCTTCCTGCACGGCGAGCCCGGGGTCGGCAAGACGCACCTCCTGCACGCCGTCGGCGCGCTCGCGCTGGCCGTCCGCCCCGAGCTGCGCGTCTACCACCGCACCGCCGAGGAGATGGTGGACGACCTCTCCAGCGCCGTGGGCGCGGGGACGGTCGACACCTTCCGCGACGAGCTGCTGGAGAGCGACCTGGTGCTGCTGGACGACGTGCACCGCCTCGCCGGGAAGGCGCGCACCCAGGAGGAGCTGCTCGCCGTGTGGGACGAGCTGGTGTGGACGGGGATCCAGGTGGTGCTCGCCAGCCGCGTCCCCCCGGCCGAGATCCCCGACCTGCACGACGGCCTGCGCGCCAGGCTGGCCGGCGGGCTGGTGATCGACATCCCCCCGCCCGAGCCCGAGACGCGCCTGGCCCTGGTCCGCCGCGGCGCCCGGGAGCGCGGGGTCGAGCTGGCCGAGGGGGTGGACCTCAGGATCGCCGAGCTGCCGCTGGAGGGCGCGCCCGAGCTGCACGCGGCGCTCGACCGCGTCGCCCGGGTGCAGGCGGACGAGGCGCGGCGGGTGGCGCCGGGCGAGGTGGCGGCGGTGGTGGGGCTCGCGGCGGAGGCCGAGGAGCCGGCCGACGAGTTCAGCGCCTACCTGGCCGACATCGTCAGCACCGTCGAGCAGCTGGTGGAGACCGACCCGTGGCGCAAGCGCCTGGCCGAGGCGATCCTGCGCTACGAGGGGGAGGGGATCCGCACCCGGCGGCTGGAGCACGCGCTGGAGGCCGACAGCGCCCCCGACGTCGACACGCTCCTCTCCGGCTTCGCGGCCGACCTGGAGCGGCTGCGCGCGATCGCCGCCGAGCTGATCGCGCTGGACCCCACCGCGGCCTCCGCCCACGTCCTCTCCGACCCCGACCGCGTGGCCGAGGCCGAGGCGCTCCTCCTCTCCGCCCGGGCCGCGGCCGAGCGCAAGGCCGAGGCGGCCGCGCCCGCCGAGCCCACGGTGGACCGCTGGTACTTCAACAATCCCGAGAAGGTGGCCTGGGGGTGGCTGGCGCTGGAAGACCGGCTGATCGAGGAGCTGGCCTGA
- a CDS encoding DUF4388 domain-containing protein: MAIKGNLREAGLPDVLQLLAMGQKTGCLSLTDRSNFGYIYFDRGRITYASIVNRRDRLGDLLVKNGMLDAAELSAAVDEQAKSPGTRLGEILVRRGAITRAQLEHHIRVQIEEAVYFLFTWNQGSFQFEPGQRPEEGAMLVSINPENLLLEGARRIDEWSLIEKKIPSLELVFEIDRSKSVEGLELSDEQRKLLPLVDGKRSVQEVIDESGMVEFDVGKAIFGLIQAGLAHPVGRRAAQAREVPQARIDEHRNLGIAFYKTGMYEESTREFRRVADLQPNNADARFHLGLIGLRKGDDRFALRYLKEVVELGGVRPSALHDMALALERLGRAGDARMALEEAARRAPKRPQVLLSRAILLLKQGDPHAAREAFARYREVLGEARPPAAYYAFAPLAEAAAGRADEAVRLGEEGAEAHPHSAYVHLHLGAVRERRGEWAEAEAAYRRAVEEDGEVPQARKALGDALYRRGSYDEAAEEYRRAVQLAPALGDDVYFRLGNIHYKRMDRAEAVALWRRALELNPHNTVVRTNLELVENVLR, translated from the coding sequence ATGGCGATCAAGGGAAACCTGCGCGAGGCCGGCCTCCCCGACGTGCTGCAGCTGCTGGCCATGGGACAGAAGACGGGGTGCCTCTCGCTCACCGACCGCTCCAACTTCGGCTACATCTACTTCGACCGCGGGCGCATCACCTACGCCTCCATCGTCAACCGGCGCGACCGGCTGGGCGACCTGCTGGTGAAGAACGGGATGCTGGACGCCGCCGAGCTCTCGGCGGCCGTCGACGAGCAGGCGAAGAGCCCGGGGACGCGCCTGGGCGAGATCCTGGTGCGCAGGGGCGCCATCACCCGTGCTCAGCTGGAGCACCACATCCGCGTCCAGATCGAGGAGGCGGTCTACTTCCTCTTCACCTGGAACCAGGGGAGCTTCCAGTTCGAGCCCGGCCAGCGCCCCGAGGAGGGGGCCATGCTGGTGTCGATCAACCCCGAGAACCTCCTGCTGGAGGGGGCGCGGCGGATCGACGAGTGGAGCCTGATCGAGAAGAAGATCCCCTCGCTGGAGCTGGTGTTCGAGATCGACCGCTCCAAGTCCGTCGAGGGCCTCGAGCTCTCCGACGAGCAGCGCAAGCTCCTCCCGCTGGTCGACGGGAAGAGGAGCGTGCAGGAGGTGATCGACGAGAGCGGGATGGTGGAGTTCGACGTGGGCAAGGCGATCTTCGGGCTCATCCAGGCGGGCCTCGCCCACCCCGTGGGCCGGCGCGCGGCGCAGGCGCGCGAGGTGCCCCAGGCGCGCATCGACGAGCACCGCAACCTGGGGATCGCCTTCTACAAGACCGGGATGTACGAGGAGTCCACCCGCGAGTTCCGGCGCGTGGCCGACCTGCAGCCCAACAACGCCGACGCCCGCTTCCACCTGGGGCTGATCGGGCTCAGGAAGGGCGACGACCGCTTCGCGCTGCGCTACCTCAAGGAGGTGGTCGAGCTGGGCGGGGTGCGCCCCTCGGCGCTGCACGACATGGCGCTGGCGCTGGAGCGGCTGGGGCGGGCGGGCGACGCGCGCATGGCGCTGGAGGAGGCGGCGCGGCGGGCCCCGAAGCGGCCGCAGGTGCTGCTGTCGCGCGCCATCCTCCTCCTCAAGCAGGGCGACCCCCACGCGGCGCGCGAGGCGTTCGCCAGGTACCGCGAGGTGCTGGGCGAGGCCCGCCCGCCGGCCGCGTACTACGCCTTCGCCCCGCTGGCCGAGGCCGCGGCGGGGCGGGCGGACGAGGCGGTGCGCCTGGGCGAGGAGGGGGCCGAGGCGCACCCGCACTCGGCGTACGTGCACCTGCACCTGGGGGCGGTGCGCGAGCGGCGCGGCGAGTGGGCCGAGGCCGAGGCCGCCTACCGGCGGGCGGTGGAGGAGGACGGCGAGGTGCCGCAGGCGCGCAAGGCGCTGGGTGACGCGCTCTACCGCCGGGGGAGCTACGACGAGGCGGCCGAGGAGTACCGCAGGGCGGTGCAGCTCGCCCCCGCGCTCGGCGACGACGTGTACTTCCGGCTGGGGAACATCCACTACAAGCGGATGGACCGCGCCGAGGCGGTGGCGCTGTGGCGGCGGGCGCTGGAGCTCAACCCGCACAACACGGTGGTGCGCACCAACCTGGAGCTGGTGGAGAACGTGCTGCGATGA
- a CDS encoding protein-glutamate O-methyltransferase CheR: protein MSGTPPLPPYLSFTLPLEGDEEELEKLKRKIERDRGFNCSFYKDKCLRRRIAVRMRARGQHTFAEYAALLDRDAGEYEHLLDTLTINVTKFFRNQETWAAIEQQVVPHLFARPGPVRVWSAGSASGEEAYTVSILFHEWAERHHRRPELGRVRIVGTDIDRRSLEAAERGVYPELSLSETPPHLAEKWFSPGPPFRIRPEAQQGVRFLRRDLISGEPEREQSLILCRNVVIYFDRDIQERLFKDFYDSLLPGGFLVMGKVETLIGIARTLFRPVNNRERIFQKPA from the coding sequence ATGAGCGGGACGCCGCCGCTGCCGCCGTACCTGTCCTTCACGCTGCCGCTGGAGGGTGACGAGGAGGAGCTGGAGAAGCTCAAGCGCAAGATCGAGCGCGACCGGGGCTTCAACTGCTCGTTCTACAAGGACAAGTGCCTGCGCCGCCGCATCGCGGTGCGGATGCGGGCGCGCGGGCAGCACACCTTCGCCGAGTACGCGGCCCTGCTGGACCGCGACGCGGGCGAGTACGAGCACCTGCTGGACACGCTCACCATCAACGTCACCAAGTTCTTCCGCAACCAGGAGACGTGGGCGGCCATCGAGCAGCAGGTGGTGCCGCACCTCTTCGCCCGCCCCGGGCCGGTGCGGGTGTGGAGCGCGGGAAGCGCGAGCGGCGAGGAGGCGTACACCGTCTCCATCCTCTTCCACGAGTGGGCCGAGCGGCACCACCGCAGGCCCGAGCTCGGGCGGGTGCGGATCGTGGGCACCGACATCGACCGCCGGAGCCTGGAGGCGGCGGAGCGGGGCGTCTACCCCGAGCTGTCGCTCTCCGAGACGCCGCCGCACCTGGCGGAGAAGTGGTTCTCGCCGGGGCCGCCCTTCCGCATCCGCCCCGAGGCGCAGCAGGGGGTGAGGTTCCTGCGGCGCGACCTGATCTCGGGCGAGCCGGAGCGCGAGCAGAGCCTGATCCTCTGCCGCAACGTGGTGATCTACTTCGACCGCGACATCCAGGAGCGGCTCTTCAAGGACTTCTACGACTCGCTGCTCCCCGGCGGGTTCCTGGTGATGGGAAAGGTGGAGACGCTGATCGGGATCGCGCGGACGCTCTTCCGCCCGGTCAACAACCGCGAACGGATCTTCCAGAAGCCCGCATGA
- a CDS encoding chemotaxis protein CheD, translated as MNRQTFVRVAHHATGGAQDVLVTLGLGSCVAILLHDRLARVGGLAHVLLPEPALARDQSNPAKFASTAVPLLLKELEGLGGRTGRMEARLVGGASMFTSLMVPGSLNMGERNVRAAREALRRAGIPVLAEAVGGDFGRSVRFTVGEGKTVVTSVGKPDVVL; from the coding sequence ATGAACCGGCAGACCTTCGTGCGGGTGGCGCACCACGCCACGGGCGGCGCGCAGGACGTGCTGGTGACGCTGGGGCTGGGCTCGTGCGTGGCCATCCTGCTGCACGACCGCCTGGCCCGGGTGGGCGGGCTGGCGCACGTGCTGCTGCCGGAGCCGGCGCTCGCGCGCGACCAGTCGAACCCCGCCAAGTTCGCCTCCACGGCGGTGCCGCTGCTGCTGAAGGAGCTGGAGGGCCTGGGCGGCCGCACGGGGCGGATGGAGGCCCGGCTGGTGGGCGGCGCGTCGATGTTCACCTCGCTGATGGTGCCGGGCTCGCTCAACATGGGCGAGCGCAACGTCCGCGCGGCGCGCGAGGCGCTCCGGCGCGCGGGGATCCCCGTGCTGGCCGAGGCGGTGGGGGGCGACTTCGGCCGCTCGGTGCGCTTCACGGTGGGCGAGGGGAAGACGGTGGTCACCTCGGTGGGGAAGCCCGATGTCGTCCTCTAG
- a CDS encoding chemotaxis response regulator protein-glutamate methylesterase, with product MSSSRPSKPRSGKTGEARRHTVLVVDDSAFMRRVISDILSATEEFRVVGTARDGNDALRKVHQLDPDLVTMDVEMPGLDGLSALGYIMSETPRPVVMLSAYTTERAEATMRALDYGAVDFVAKPSGTISLNLESVQDRLLQALRAAAAANLSMLPVRVYQRAEEAAKRPPAARRLRRGAAQGPEVAVCIAASTGGPRALVELLPKLRVPLGAAVLVVQHMPARFTRTLAERLDGLHGLPVSEAADGEPVRRDHVYLAPGDYHLRVVRGEGGEARIALDQGPAVWGVRPAADHLFHSVAEAYGARSVGVVLTGMGRDGADGLRGIVAAGGVGIAQDRKTSVIYGMPHAAAEYATAVLPLSGIPAGIERAVDERAAMQAEQRQE from the coding sequence ATGTCGTCCTCTAGGCCTTCGAAGCCCCGCTCCGGGAAGACGGGGGAGGCCCGCCGGCACACGGTGCTGGTGGTGGACGACAGCGCCTTCATGCGGCGGGTGATCAGCGACATCCTCTCGGCCACCGAGGAGTTCCGGGTGGTGGGCACCGCCAGGGACGGCAACGACGCGCTGCGCAAGGTGCACCAGCTGGACCCCGACCTGGTGACGATGGACGTGGAGATGCCGGGGCTCGACGGCCTCTCGGCGCTCGGCTACATCATGAGCGAGACGCCGCGGCCGGTGGTGATGCTCTCGGCGTACACCACGGAGCGGGCGGAGGCGACGATGCGGGCGCTGGACTACGGCGCGGTGGACTTCGTGGCCAAGCCGTCGGGGACGATCTCGCTGAACCTGGAGTCGGTGCAGGACCGGCTGCTGCAGGCGCTGCGGGCGGCGGCCGCGGCGAACCTGTCGATGCTCCCGGTGCGCGTGTACCAGCGCGCGGAGGAGGCGGCGAAGCGCCCGCCCGCGGCGCGCCGGCTGCGGCGCGGTGCGGCCCAGGGGCCGGAGGTGGCGGTCTGCATCGCGGCGTCCACCGGGGGCCCGCGGGCGCTGGTGGAGCTGCTGCCGAAGCTCAGGGTGCCGCTGGGGGCGGCCGTGCTGGTGGTGCAGCACATGCCGGCGCGCTTCACCCGCACGCTGGCCGAGCGGCTGGACGGACTGCACGGCCTGCCGGTGAGCGAGGCGGCCGACGGCGAGCCGGTGCGGCGCGACCACGTGTACCTGGCGCCGGGCGACTATCACCTGCGCGTGGTGCGCGGCGAGGGGGGCGAGGCGCGCATCGCGCTGGACCAGGGGCCGGCGGTGTGGGGGGTGCGCCCGGCGGCGGACCACCTCTTCCACAGCGTGGCCGAGGCGTACGGGGCGCGCAGCGTGGGCGTGGTGCTCACCGGGATGGGGCGCGACGGGGCCGACGGGCTGCGCGGGATCGTGGCCGCGGGGGGCGTTGGCATCGCGCAGGACCGCAAGACGTCGGTGATCTACGGGATGCCGCACGCGGCGGCCGAGTACGCCACGGCCGTCCTCCCGCTCTCCGGGATCCCGGCGGGGATCGAGCGGGCGGTGGACGAGCGGGCGGCGATGCAGGCGGAGCAGAGGCAGGAGTAG
- a CDS encoding chemotaxis protein CheW, whose translation MSSAETTPTDYRPFRERVAEDQAQVIAFRVGGEWHACDVRLVEEVVTRQGVHPLPDMPPRLLGVLRLRGELVPVLDVAPLLDLALTAERPAVLVLSFGGARIGVAVDAAEEVMTLTPDSYRPAPHTGGERDLFVAGVARVGGRLVNLIDLAELLRGQTTLSGEDR comes from the coding sequence ATGAGCAGCGCTGAGACGACGCCGACCGACTACCGGCCCTTCCGCGAGCGCGTGGCGGAGGACCAGGCGCAGGTGATCGCCTTCCGCGTGGGCGGGGAGTGGCACGCCTGCGACGTCCGGCTGGTGGAGGAGGTGGTCACCCGCCAGGGCGTGCACCCGCTCCCCGACATGCCGCCGCGCCTGCTGGGCGTGCTGCGGCTGCGCGGCGAGCTGGTGCCGGTGCTGGACGTGGCGCCGCTGCTGGACCTGGCGCTCACGGCGGAGCGGCCGGCGGTGCTGGTGCTCTCCTTCGGCGGGGCGCGCATCGGCGTGGCGGTGGACGCGGCGGAGGAGGTGATGACGCTCACGCCCGACTCCTACCGGCCCGCGCCGCACACGGGCGGCGAGCGCGACCTGTTCGTGGCGGGGGTGGCGCGGGTGGGGGGGCGGCTGGTGAACCTGATCGACCTCGCGGAGCTGCTCCGCGGGCAGACCACCCTTTCCGGGGAGGACCGGTGA
- a CDS encoding chemotaxis protein CheW, with protein sequence MRNVRQAAVPQVQLVTFKVGGEEFGLDVFQVHEILRWQEPTPVPKAPAFVEGVLDVRGALVPVVDLRKRFEVPSLAYDDDTRIVLVDFQGERLGLVVDAVTEVLRAPETAVSPPPAFFKGLSAEFLRGLVRLEGRLVVLLDLEKILSSQERMALLLSGVGGRGEEAAGTAAKPAGK encoded by the coding sequence GTGAGAAACGTACGGCAGGCCGCCGTGCCCCAGGTGCAGCTGGTCACCTTCAAGGTGGGCGGCGAGGAGTTCGGGCTCGACGTGTTCCAGGTGCACGAGATCCTGCGCTGGCAGGAGCCCACGCCGGTGCCCAAGGCGCCCGCCTTCGTGGAAGGAGTGCTGGACGTGCGCGGGGCGCTGGTGCCGGTGGTCGACCTGCGCAAGCGCTTCGAGGTGCCGAGCCTCGCCTACGACGACGACACCCGCATCGTGCTGGTGGACTTCCAGGGCGAGCGGCTGGGGCTGGTGGTGGACGCGGTGACGGAGGTGCTGCGCGCGCCGGAGACGGCCGTGTCGCCGCCACCGGCGTTCTTCAAGGGGCTCTCGGCCGAGTTCCTGCGCGGGCTCGTGCGGCTGGAAGGGCGCCTGGTGGTGCTGCTCGACCTGGAGAAGATCCTCTCCAGCCAGGAGCGGATGGCGCTGCTCCTTTCCGGCGTGGGCGGGCGCGGCGAGGAGGCGGCGGGCACGGCGGCGAAGCCCGCGGGGAAGTGA
- a CDS encoding tetratricopeptide repeat protein → MTTDEYFAALEERRERIRAELDAAGAGEREKVRDEIVALFKEAEGAIERMTAFKESIRELVQRYKELAPEKPRRAEKGKPEKSVVSDHLGSSTYVERGWTAIAGGDHARAIKELERALELAPDDPHAESLLGWAQMLRGQYDDSLFTYYKVLAKDPNNPLARVNLGYICLKKGIFGEAIEHLSKAIRQDQDRKASLYAHFYMGLLYLDREMYEDARAFFRKTLELGPGMLEAWYEMGRTFYLQGNRKAAAEAWRQGVEANRFSVWGERCGEALKQLEAGAAVSFAG, encoded by the coding sequence ATGACGACGGACGAGTACTTCGCCGCGCTGGAGGAGCGCCGCGAGCGGATCCGCGCCGAGCTGGACGCCGCGGGCGCCGGCGAGCGCGAGAAGGTGCGCGACGAGATCGTGGCGCTCTTCAAGGAGGCGGAGGGCGCCATCGAGCGGATGACGGCCTTCAAGGAGAGCATCCGCGAGCTGGTGCAGCGCTACAAGGAGCTGGCGCCCGAGAAGCCGCGCCGGGCGGAGAAGGGGAAGCCGGAGAAGTCGGTGGTCTCCGACCACCTGGGGAGCAGCACCTACGTGGAGCGCGGCTGGACGGCGATCGCGGGGGGCGACCACGCGCGGGCCATCAAGGAGCTGGAGCGCGCGCTGGAGCTGGCGCCCGACGACCCGCACGCGGAGAGCCTGCTGGGGTGGGCGCAGATGCTGCGCGGCCAGTACGACGACTCGCTCTTCACCTACTACAAGGTGCTGGCGAAGGACCCCAACAACCCGCTGGCCCGGGTGAACCTGGGGTACATCTGCCTGAAGAAGGGGATCTTCGGCGAGGCCATCGAGCACCTCTCCAAGGCGATCCGCCAGGACCAGGACCGCAAGGCGTCGCTGTACGCGCACTTCTACATGGGGCTGCTGTACCTGGACCGCGAGATGTACGAGGACGCGCGCGCCTTCTTCCGCAAGACGCTGGAGCTGGGCCCCGGGATGCTGGAGGCGTGGTACGAGATGGGCCGCACCTTCTACCTGCAGGGCAACCGCAAGGCGGCCGCCGAGGCGTGGCGGCAGGGGGTGGAGGCCAACCGCTTCAGCGTGTGGGGGGAGCGCTGCGGGGAGGCGCTCAAGCAGCTGGAGGCGGGGGCGGCGGTGTCGTTCGCGGGATAG